One genomic window of Thalassoroseus pseudoceratinae includes the following:
- the glmS gene encoding glutamine--fructose-6-phosphate transaminase (isomerizing) codes for MCGIVGYLGATNASDVLLTGLKRLEYRGYDSAGLATIHDGQLHVRRAVGPVDQLQESLTKSPVRGEIGIGHTRWATHGQPSEQNAHPHMDASGRIALVHNGVIENHSSIRNFLADEGIQFHSQTDTECLVQLIGFFYGRSGDLRESLELALQEVRGTFGIALVCSDHPETLFSARRGSPLLVGITAEGYVIASDPHAVVAHTSDVTYLEDDEVAVLSPAGLEATTIHSVAVEKRIEVLDLSLADVGLSGHANYMEKEIREQPESLREMMRGRLDVTNGRIVLGGLTEIERDLAHFQRVLLFGCGTAWHAALIGGYLFETLAGIPTTVQYASELRYRNPLIEENTLAVAMSQSGETADTLAALREVKLKGATCLGIVNTVGSSIALETDAGVYLHVGPEIGVASTKAFTAQVAVLTMMACDLGRRRRLSPEQTANVVHELATMPEKIAEALETEKQIQSLVADLSQHDNWLYLGRGVNFPVALEGALKLKEISYIHAEGLPAAEMKHGPIALIDKGMPVVVIAVQDHTYEKVLSNIEEVRSRKGRVIAIATQGDTQIGEVADEVIFVPPTIPALSPLVTTIPLQWLAYHTALHRGCNVDKPRNLAKSVTVE; via the coding sequence ATGTGCGGAATTGTCGGCTACTTGGGCGCGACCAATGCGTCGGACGTTCTTCTGACAGGTCTGAAACGACTCGAATACCGAGGATACGACTCGGCCGGATTGGCAACGATTCATGACGGCCAATTGCACGTGCGTCGAGCGGTCGGGCCGGTGGATCAGCTTCAGGAATCCCTGACGAAGTCCCCAGTTCGCGGCGAGATTGGGATTGGCCACACGCGTTGGGCGACTCACGGCCAGCCAAGCGAGCAAAACGCGCATCCGCATATGGACGCGAGCGGCCGCATCGCTTTGGTGCACAACGGCGTCATCGAGAACCACTCGTCGATTCGCAACTTTCTGGCGGACGAAGGAATCCAATTCCATAGTCAGACAGACACCGAATGCTTGGTCCAACTGATCGGCTTTTTCTACGGGCGATCAGGGGATCTGCGGGAAAGTCTGGAGTTGGCTCTGCAGGAAGTTCGCGGCACATTCGGCATCGCTCTGGTGTGCTCAGACCATCCGGAAACGTTATTCTCGGCTCGCCGAGGCAGTCCGTTGTTGGTCGGTATCACGGCCGAAGGCTACGTGATCGCATCCGACCCACATGCCGTCGTCGCACATACGTCCGACGTGACCTATCTCGAAGATGACGAAGTCGCAGTCCTCTCGCCCGCCGGTCTGGAAGCCACCACGATTCACTCCGTAGCCGTCGAAAAGCGGATCGAAGTGCTGGACCTTTCTCTGGCTGACGTCGGATTATCCGGGCACGCCAACTACATGGAAAAGGAGATCCGCGAGCAACCGGAGAGCCTCCGGGAAATGATGCGGGGGCGTCTAGACGTCACTAACGGACGCATTGTGCTGGGTGGCCTGACGGAAATCGAGCGAGACCTGGCACACTTTCAGCGGGTTCTCCTGTTCGGCTGCGGGACGGCTTGGCACGCAGCATTGATCGGTGGCTATCTGTTCGAAACGCTGGCGGGAATTCCGACGACGGTCCAATACGCCAGCGAGTTACGGTATCGCAACCCGCTGATCGAAGAAAACACGTTGGCCGTCGCGATGAGTCAATCCGGCGAAACCGCTGACACCCTGGCCGCTTTACGGGAAGTGAAGTTGAAAGGGGCCACCTGCCTGGGCATCGTCAACACGGTGGGTTCATCCATCGCGTTGGAAACCGACGCCGGTGTATACCTGCATGTGGGTCCGGAAATCGGTGTCGCCAGCACGAAAGCCTTTACCGCTCAGGTTGCCGTGCTGACCATGATGGCTTGCGATTTGGGACGTCGGCGACGACTGTCTCCCGAACAAACGGCGAATGTAGTCCATGAACTCGCCACGATGCCGGAGAAAATCGCGGAAGCCTTGGAGACCGAAAAGCAAATCCAAAGTCTCGTTGCGGATCTCTCGCAACACGACAATTGGCTGTATCTGGGACGCGGAGTGAATTTCCCAGTAGCGTTGGAGGGGGCCTTGAAACTCAAGGAAATCAGCTACATCCATGCCGAGGGATTACCGGCAGCCGAGATGAAACACGGCCCCATCGCGTTGATCGACAAAGGTATGCCCGTTGTCGTCATCGCCGTTCAGGATCATACTTACGAGAAGGTGCTTTCCAACATCGAAGAAGTTCGCAGTCGGAAAGGGCGAGTGATTGCCATCGCCACCCAAGGCGACACCCAAATTGGCGAAGTCGCCGACGAAGTGATTTTTGTGCCTCCCACCATCCCAGCGCTCTCTCCGCTTGTCACAACAATTCCCCTGCAGTGGTTAGCCTACCACACCGCTCTTCATCGTGGCTGCAATGTCGACAAGCCACGTAACCTCGCCAAGAGCGTCACCGTCGAATAG
- a CDS encoding putative sugar nucleotidyl transferase encodes MNLPIVVYEDASWEHFLPLVYTRGVFDLLCGMDSLLAKIQQLQTAENETSSVASSRKPKTKIGLWCRDSIAPVLTEQKSLPVNQSAPERCLFLNGRGIWKQLPKVEGTGSWVGVSKKSGQVVAVHADPALAARLTPATFLVSPVLPADHPLLVDLPQHEFDEDVVELMDWPWNLIHANDRAIEFDWRVRRGAPADVWGQVMTGSHVLAPDSVFIGAGAQIKPCVVIDAENGPVWIGENVEILPHSFIQGPAYIGDDSLIQPGSVVHAGTTIGPRCKVGGEIETSIIQGFSNKQHDGFLGHSYIGSWVNIAADCINSDLKNTYGPVRVPINGQLVETGEMFVGMLCGDYSKLGINVSFPTGAVIGFCSSVVGPHSPKFVPSFSWFDDGVHEAFESTRAIEVARRVMARRQHEMTSAQECLFKEVRRISPEIEVQTP; translated from the coding sequence ATGAATTTACCTATTGTTGTCTATGAAGATGCGTCCTGGGAGCACTTTCTGCCGCTGGTCTACACTCGGGGTGTCTTCGACTTGCTCTGCGGAATGGATTCGCTACTCGCGAAGATCCAACAACTACAGACCGCCGAGAACGAAACGTCCTCCGTTGCGTCATCACGCAAACCCAAGACCAAAATCGGTTTATGGTGTCGAGATTCCATCGCACCAGTGTTGACCGAACAGAAAAGTCTTCCGGTCAATCAATCCGCTCCCGAGCGTTGTCTCTTCCTCAACGGGCGAGGTATATGGAAACAACTGCCGAAGGTGGAAGGAACAGGCTCTTGGGTTGGCGTCTCTAAGAAATCCGGCCAAGTGGTCGCCGTGCACGCCGATCCCGCTTTAGCAGCACGGCTTACACCCGCCACTTTTCTGGTCTCACCAGTTCTGCCAGCCGATCACCCTCTGCTCGTAGATCTTCCCCAGCACGAGTTTGACGAGGACGTCGTTGAACTCATGGATTGGCCGTGGAACCTGATTCACGCCAACGACCGCGCGATCGAATTCGATTGGCGAGTTCGCCGCGGGGCACCGGCCGACGTCTGGGGCCAAGTGATGACGGGCAGTCACGTCTTGGCTCCCGATTCGGTGTTCATTGGCGCGGGAGCTCAAATCAAGCCGTGCGTAGTGATCGACGCCGAAAACGGCCCGGTATGGATCGGCGAGAACGTCGAAATCCTGCCTCACAGTTTTATTCAAGGCCCCGCGTACATCGGTGATGACAGTCTGATCCAACCTGGTTCGGTCGTTCATGCGGGAACAACGATCGGCCCCCGTTGTAAAGTCGGCGGCGAGATCGAAACCAGTATCATTCAGGGTTTCTCCAACAAGCAGCACGACGGATTTTTGGGGCACAGTTACATCGGCTCTTGGGTGAACATCGCAGCGGACTGCATCAACAGCGACCTCAAAAACACGTACGGTCCCGTGCGAGTCCCCATCAACGGTCAACTAGTCGAGACGGGCGAGATGTTCGTGGGGATGCTCTGCGGAGATTACAGCAAACTCGGCATCAACGTCAGCTTCCCGACCGGTGCCGTAATCGGATTCTGCAGCAGCGTGGTTGGCCCCCACAGCCCCAAATTCGTGCCTAGTTTCAGCTGGTTTGATGACGGTGTCCATGAAGCGTTTGAGTCCACACGAGCCATCGAAGTCGCCCGCCGCGTGATGGCTCGTCGGCAACACGAAATGACATCGGCTCAAGAATGCCTGTTCAAAGAGGTCCGTAGAATTTCGCCGGAAATCGAAGTTCAAACGCCGTGA
- a CDS encoding DUF1559 family PulG-like putative transporter translates to MQGRISPCLHERSARKRVGFTLIELLVVISIIATLISLIAPAVQSARAAARRTQCLNNLHNLGLAMQNFASSHNGSLPYVRDSTTGTTAEKRISGWPVQILNTLDQEAIQRQLRENAATGSTSPFSTPTPVNTWLQVFTCPDDLNSWQQDFGLTYRVNGGYLSLTNSTVGGAFGPDAIDTEEALDGVSGGALGALAAYSTGAMFQRIAANDRKMSLDFISQGDGTGNTILLGESVAAATSWDTTNTDRLVFGVELSDIESGGSPIYGSASSLNDTSCDALGDSAINSSDDPADGGGDRFIASSNHQDIVHVCLADGAARGISESVDPSVYLKLLTSNGQRFGQGILDNSAY, encoded by the coding sequence ATGCAAGGTCGCATCAGTCCCTGCCTACACGAGCGGTCCGCACGTAAACGCGTCGGCTTCACACTGATCGAATTGCTCGTGGTGATCTCCATCATCGCGACCCTAATCTCACTCATCGCCCCCGCCGTCCAAAGTGCCCGAGCCGCCGCCCGGCGAACACAATGCCTGAACAATCTCCACAACCTCGGCCTAGCGATGCAAAACTTCGCATCCAGCCATAATGGTTCACTGCCTTATGTGCGGGATTCAACGACAGGAACGACTGCAGAAAAACGAATTAGCGGTTGGCCTGTACAGATCCTAAACACGCTTGATCAAGAGGCTATTCAGAGACAGCTACGAGAAAATGCAGCCACTGGTTCCACATCTCCCTTCAGCACACCGACCCCTGTCAACACGTGGCTCCAAGTCTTTACTTGCCCAGACGATTTGAACTCTTGGCAGCAGGACTTTGGGTTGACGTATCGAGTGAATGGTGGCTACTTGTCGCTCACAAATTCAACAGTTGGAGGGGCCTTTGGTCCAGATGCCATCGATACCGAAGAAGCGTTGGATGGTGTATCGGGCGGAGCGTTGGGGGCACTAGCGGCATATTCCACCGGCGCTATGTTTCAGAGAATTGCGGCAAACGATCGTAAAATGAGTTTGGATTTTATTTCGCAGGGGGATGGCACTGGCAATACCATCTTGCTCGGAGAGAGTGTTGCAGCAGCGACCAGCTGGGATACTACCAACACTGACCGTCTCGTGTTTGGTGTCGAACTTAGCGATATCGAGAGTGGAGGCAGCCCAATTTATGGCTCCGCAAGTAGCCTAAATGACACGAGTTGCGATGCGCTCGGGGATTCGGCTATCAATTCGTCAGACGATCCAGCCGATGGAGGTGGCGATAGGTTCATAGCATCTTCGAACCATCAGGATATAGTTCACGTATGCCTTGCAGATGGAGCAGCACGTGGCATATCTGAGAGCGTTGATCCGTCAGTATATCTGAAACTATTAACCTCAAACGGACAACGCTTTGGCCAAGGTATTCTCGACAATAGTGCATATTAA
- a CDS encoding PEP-CTERM sorting domain-containing protein: MSRLFSYTLLTFVVAASIGMNAQASPIVNGEFDSVHIDVTPPDLGWQSIGNPVVISAQAELSTDTSILAGAIANFVDLSVSRLEEFGDSPANGSAIKQTFEVLTGGKLSFDWSFITSENNTGENNDFAFWSLSGANNGERLANAESGATAFQTKTYDVDSAGIYTLAFGVMNENNDFGPSQLLIDNVSFEATATSGSPTPEPGTWAMMALGMIGFAGVWYRQKVAVVG, from the coding sequence ATGAGTCGTTTGTTTTCTTACACTCTGCTGACTTTTGTTGTAGCGGCCTCGATCGGAATGAATGCGCAGGCATCTCCGATTGTGAATGGGGAGTTTGATTCAGTACACATTGATGTGACTCCCCCGGATCTAGGTTGGCAGTCTATCGGTAATCCGGTGGTAATAAGTGCCCAAGCCGAACTGTCTACTGACACATCGATACTCGCTGGAGCCATTGCAAACTTTGTTGACCTTTCAGTTTCTCGTCTAGAAGAATTTGGCGACAGCCCAGCCAATGGCTCGGCAATCAAGCAGACATTTGAAGTGCTGACTGGAGGTAAATTGTCGTTCGACTGGAGCTTTATTACTTCGGAGAATAATACAGGTGAAAACAATGATTTCGCGTTTTGGAGTTTGTCTGGGGCGAATAATGGAGAGCGGCTTGCTAATGCCGAATCAGGGGCAACCGCCTTTCAGACGAAGACCTATGACGTGGATTCAGCCGGGATTTATACGCTGGCGTTTGGTGTAATGAACGAAAACAATGATTTTGGCCCTTCTCAGCTCTTAATTGATAATGTGAGCTTTGAGGCGACAGCAACGTCTGGGTCACCGACTCCAGAACCCGGAACATGGGCGATGATGGCCTTGGGTATGATTGGGTTTGCTGGCGTCTGGTATCGACAGAAAGTGGCCGTCGTTGGCTGA
- a CDS encoding FHA domain-containing protein: protein MRRSTNDRRRRLVLSNYNDDAESESEELPTDDANIHIAEDSSDEHLAEFSDAVAAATNDSRIQLLAGVDIRKCPEIGKRFSQLIIPRKPRTAVELRITRLHDGKTFDRQVRSAFAIVGSGPDCQLKLTDPSVKDREMVFQRIGHRILCISLCGKHQVRHRPGVHRFRWLVPNDEVVVGAYGITCLPSMERSTDEFEVPPVDVDTLFEPWIDESEADAAAWNQSPKSAFLPLEGEDATSIRLDSRLITLIGRGTYCGFRIVDPHVSRVHGAVLSTNEGVWIQDFETPDGIRVNGRCVRRSKLHEGDEIQIGRSRYRFTESLGSDTGRVIITEPKSEKEPEFKASEESQSTLEQSDGLKTVPDFQVSAGAPSNEDELDLTRSLMWVIQEQNSTPAFCTSPATQVDATQAIVEGVNGALVHMRQEMHQQFQQQTEMLTTLVDSIRRDIKEELCEEIRQLARITSEIQRVQQIMLENMANKSESNGQEKREPSKLVTDNSQSKERVSTPPPVSQGISPAELDDSDEAMDPMNVVVRLRELENERTSRWQKLLRLVQQP, encoded by the coding sequence ATGCGCCGTAGTACCAACGACCGTCGCCGCCGTTTGGTGCTCTCTAATTACAACGACGATGCGGAATCCGAATCCGAAGAGCTGCCCACCGACGATGCCAATATTCACATCGCGGAAGATAGCAGCGACGAACATCTTGCGGAATTCTCCGACGCGGTCGCAGCGGCCACCAACGACTCCCGCATCCAACTACTGGCCGGGGTCGATATTCGGAAATGCCCCGAAATCGGCAAACGCTTCTCCCAACTCATCATTCCGCGAAAGCCCCGGACTGCGGTCGAGTTGCGAATCACACGGTTGCATGACGGCAAGACCTTTGATCGTCAGGTCCGTTCGGCGTTTGCGATTGTCGGAAGTGGGCCGGACTGTCAGCTGAAACTAACTGACCCGTCAGTCAAAGATCGCGAGATGGTCTTCCAGCGGATCGGTCATCGGATTCTGTGCATCTCACTTTGTGGGAAACATCAAGTCCGACACCGTCCGGGAGTCCATCGATTCCGTTGGCTCGTTCCCAATGATGAGGTCGTCGTTGGTGCCTACGGGATCACTTGCCTGCCGAGTATGGAACGATCGACCGACGAATTCGAAGTTCCACCAGTTGACGTCGACACCCTCTTCGAGCCGTGGATTGACGAAAGCGAAGCGGATGCGGCCGCTTGGAATCAGTCCCCAAAATCCGCTTTTCTGCCTTTGGAGGGCGAGGACGCGACGTCAATACGACTCGACTCCCGTTTGATCACCTTGATCGGGCGGGGCACCTATTGCGGGTTCCGAATTGTCGATCCCCACGTCTCGCGAGTCCATGGGGCCGTCCTGTCGACCAACGAAGGAGTTTGGATTCAAGACTTCGAAACCCCCGACGGCATTCGTGTGAACGGCAGGTGCGTCCGCCGAAGCAAACTACATGAGGGCGACGAAATCCAGATCGGTCGCTCTCGGTATCGGTTCACCGAATCGCTTGGCTCAGACACCGGCCGAGTCATCATCACCGAACCGAAGTCCGAGAAAGAACCAGAGTTCAAGGCTAGCGAAGAATCTCAATCAACACTCGAACAATCGGATGGTCTCAAAACCGTCCCCGATTTTCAGGTCAGTGCAGGGGCTCCGAGCAATGAAGATGAGCTGGACTTAACTCGATCTTTGATGTGGGTGATTCAGGAGCAAAATTCGACGCCCGCGTTTTGCACGTCACCGGCAACGCAAGTTGACGCCACGCAAGCGATCGTCGAAGGTGTCAATGGTGCACTCGTCCATATGCGGCAGGAGATGCACCAGCAGTTTCAGCAACAAACCGAAATGCTGACGACGCTGGTCGATTCGATCCGCCGGGACATCAAGGAGGAACTTTGCGAAGAGATTCGCCAACTCGCACGAATCACGTCCGAGATTCAACGCGTGCAGCAAATAATGCTGGAAAATATGGCCAACAAGTCGGAATCAAACGGTCAAGAGAAGCGTGAACCTTCGAAGCTTGTGACAGACAACAGCCAATCGAAGGAACGCGTCTCGACTCCACCGCCGGTCAGCCAGGGGATTTCGCCGGCAGAGTTAGATGACTCCGACGAAGCAATGGATCCCATGAATGTGGTTGTCCGACTTCGAGAGCTCGAGAACGAACGGACAAGCCGATGGCAGAAGTTACTTCGTCTCGTCCAGCAGCCGTAG